A stretch of the Vulcanisaeta souniana JCM 11219 genome encodes the following:
- the cyaB gene encoding class IV adenylate cyclase: protein MFEVEVKYRVPNHDAIRDRLKALNAKFLEHTEETDIYLNSPLRDFAKTDEALRVRVYGDGTVVLTYKGPRIGNVGKTREELSVTANDLDSLLEILRRLDFREVAKVVKRRDIYNYENFTIYLDTVEDLGSFVEVETMVNDKELINRATDEVLQFGDKLGLKREWIEKRTYLELVLERGNERR from the coding sequence GTGTTTGAGGTTGAGGTTAAATACAGGGTACCTAACCATGATGCAATTAGGGATAGACTGAAGGCATTGAATGCGAAGTTTCTTGAGCACACTGAAGAGACAGATATATACCTCAACAGTCCATTAAGGGATTTCGCAAAAACAGACGAGGCGCTCAGGGTTAGGGTCTATGGCGACGGCACTGTGGTACTAACGTATAAGGGCCCACGCATTGGTAATGTTGGGAAAACCAGGGAGGAACTGAGCGTCACAGCAAATGACCTTGACAGTCTCCTAGAGATCCTCAGGAGACTTGACTTTAGGGAAGTGGCTAAGGTCGTGAAGAGGAGGGATATTTATAACTATGAGAATTTCACAATATACCTGGACACGGTTGAGGACCTGGGAAGCTTTGTTGAGGTTGAGACAATGGTTAATGACAAGGAATTGATTAATAGAGCAACCGATGAGGTGCTTCAATTTGGCGATAAACTTGGCCTTAAGAGGGAGTGGATCGAGAAAAGGACCTACCTAGAGCTAGTTCTTGAACGGGGAAACGAACGTAGGTAG
- a CDS encoding APC family permease: protein MMSKEYGVFVRESTGLVKSANLWDAVSINIANMSIGAALASIGFTLAALPTVAGANLVYASLIAALFALPQVIVYSTLIRYIPRVGGDYVWLGRALGPKLAWLTNGLVFGFIIESLTYYALIAFSSVFQLQAVLPILGVNISLSTIEEVGIGIAFFAVIVIVNILGTKYGVKLMTALTAISLLGLLAAIVVLFATPKAQIISAVSSLLPSGYTYSKVASSYTGPYFSMSTILMLLPFFAIYVYPWLNAGPAIASEIKGKNALHWNVPMAFLFSLIFLTLGFEAMYYSLGFNFVTAALSNYNINGILNFWTIAMVASHNAALSWFIGISSVTWYLAVLAYGAIVVVRYWFALAFDRVWPSVFAYVSPRFGTPIYAHTFDLVITAALIAAAGIIYNTFTALYGAVVEAVIYYMVVGVAAVIIATLKYSSFNVNSRSRVILGIFGALMFGVMAYITYEFLAYPQIWGGNWLAYGVELGAVILGIAVYLVSRYISLRRYGIDISVAYTEIPPE from the coding sequence ATGATGAGCAAGGAATACGGAGTCTTCGTTAGGGAGTCCACGGGTTTAGTCAAGTCAGCAAATCTTTGGGATGCCGTTTCAATAAATATTGCCAACATGTCCATAGGAGCAGCACTGGCATCCATAGGCTTTACACTGGCCGCATTACCAACCGTGGCAGGCGCAAACCTTGTATATGCCTCCCTCATAGCTGCCCTCTTTGCATTACCGCAGGTAATCGTTTACTCCACATTAATCAGGTACATACCTAGGGTAGGCGGCGACTACGTATGGCTAGGCAGAGCCCTAGGACCCAAATTGGCCTGGCTAACCAATGGCCTTGTCTTCGGCTTCATAATAGAAAGCCTAACGTACTACGCATTAATAGCCTTCTCATCAGTTTTTCAACTGCAGGCAGTACTACCAATACTCGGTGTTAACATCTCCCTTTCCACAATAGAGGAGGTGGGCATAGGTATTGCCTTCTTCGCCGTGATAGTCATTGTAAACATACTTGGGACTAAATACGGAGTTAAATTAATGACGGCATTAACCGCAATATCACTTCTTGGATTATTGGCAGCTATAGTAGTGCTCTTCGCAACACCTAAGGCCCAGATCATCAGTGCAGTATCCTCACTACTACCGAGCGGCTACACCTACTCTAAGGTAGCCAGTAGCTATACAGGGCCTTACTTCTCCATGAGCACAATACTGATGCTACTACCCTTTTTCGCAATATATGTTTACCCATGGCTAAACGCGGGACCGGCAATTGCCTCCGAGATAAAGGGTAAGAATGCCCTTCATTGGAATGTACCAATGGCATTCCTATTCTCACTGATATTCCTAACCCTCGGGTTTGAGGCCATGTATTATTCGCTTGGTTTTAATTTCGTTACCGCTGCCTTGTCGAACTATAACATTAATGGCATTTTGAATTTCTGGACGATCGCCATGGTTGCATCACACAATGCAGCATTGAGTTGGTTTATTGGCATTTCATCAGTCACGTGGTACCTGGCTGTTTTGGCCTATGGCGCCATCGTAGTTGTTAGGTATTGGTTTGCCCTTGCCTTTGACAGGGTATGGCCAAGCGTCTTCGCCTACGTAAGCCCAAGATTCGGAACACCAATATACGCACACACATTCGACCTAGTGATAACGGCAGCTTTAATAGCCGCAGCAGGCATTATCTATAACACATTCACTGCGCTTTACGGGGCTGTCGTCGAGGCAGTAATCTATTACATGGTAGTTGGCGTTGCAGCAGTCATAATAGCAACACTCAAGTATTCATCATTTAATGTAAACAGTAGGTCCAGGGTTATTTTAGGGATCTTTGGCGCACTAATGTTTGGTGTTATGGCATACATAACCTACGAGTTCCTTGCCTATCCACAGATTTGGGGCGGTAATTGGCTGGCCTACGGCGTTGAACTCGGCGCCGTAATACTCGGTATAGCGGTGTATTTAGTATCCCGCTACATTAGTCTGAGGAGGTATGGCATAGACATATCAGTAGCCTATACAGAGATACCGCCAGAGTGA
- a CDS encoding ABC transporter ATP-binding protein produces MPGMVELRGVTVHLRYFTFGPVNVVFKRNTYNIVLGPTGSGKSTLLKIIAGIYRVSEGGVFIDGADVTYEPPENRDVSYVPQGYAIFDHMTVYENIEYGLKFRGVPKKERRRLVQEMAKDLGIDYLLNRRAINLSGGEQQRVALARALVVKPRVLLLDEPLSMLDRDTKERIIPLLKELPGRYGITVIHVTHDWDEAYSLADKLLIINEGKVVEEGDPEQVFTRPSRVFTARFLGFQNVIKGLAERTENGSLVRLGNGISLNVNGEVDGEVYVCIRPEWIEVLGVSDNNDHYNVVGGVVREIIRNRLGYSVLVAVDNDLSLVAFSRVAFKPGEKVMLRIPRDSVHVVKGDN; encoded by the coding sequence ATGCCTGGCATGGTTGAGTTACGGGGGGTTACTGTACATTTAAGGTATTTCACATTCGGCCCAGTAAATGTCGTTTTCAAGCGCAATACATACAATATAGTGCTTGGTCCCACTGGTTCTGGTAAGAGCACGTTATTGAAGATTATTGCCGGTATTTACAGGGTGAGTGAGGGTGGTGTGTTTATAGATGGCGCTGATGTGACTTATGAACCGCCGGAGAATCGGGACGTGTCCTATGTACCGCAGGGCTATGCCATTTTTGATCATATGACTGTTTATGAAAATATTGAGTATGGACTTAAATTCAGGGGTGTGCCTAAGAAAGAAAGGCGTAGGTTGGTTCAGGAAATGGCCAAGGACCTAGGTATTGATTATTTACTCAATAGGAGGGCTATTAATCTTAGTGGTGGTGAGCAACAGAGGGTTGCTTTGGCGAGGGCCCTTGTTGTTAAACCTAGGGTTTTATTACTTGACGAGCCTCTATCAATGCTTGATAGAGATACCAAGGAGAGAATAATCCCCTTATTAAAGGAGTTGCCTGGGAGGTATGGAATAACCGTTATACACGTGACTCATGACTGGGATGAGGCTTACTCATTAGCTGATAAATTATTAATAATTAATGAGGGTAAGGTCGTGGAGGAGGGAGACCCAGAGCAAGTATTTACTAGACCGAGTAGGGTCTTTACGGCGCGCTTTCTTGGTTTTCAAAACGTAATTAAGGGTTTAGCGGAGAGAACGGAGAACGGAAGTTTGGTTAGGTTGGGCAATGGCATTTCACTTAATGTTAATGGAGAAGTTGATGGGGAGGTTTACGTATGTATAAGGCCTGAGTGGATCGAGGTACTGGGGGTTAGTGATAATAATGATCATTATAATGTGGTTGGAGGCGTTGTTCGTGAGATTATTAGGAATAGGCTTGGTTATAGCGTTTTGGTTGCTGTAGATAATGACCTATCGCTTGTTGCCTTTTCAAGGGTTGCCTTTAAACCTGGCGAGAAGGTGATGCTTAGGATACCCAGGGATAGTGTCCATGTTGTTAAGGGTGATAATTAA
- a CDS encoding UPF0147 family protein, whose amino-acid sequence MVMSSKQAPGLSKDETDERIKQALYYLTRVIQDMGIPRNIRRAASEAARILMDPGMSPGLKAATVISILDEALADPNMPLFSRVIFWQVISLLEQIKDSV is encoded by the coding sequence ATGGTTATGTCAAGTAAGCAAGCCCCTGGTTTAAGCAAGGATGAGACGGATGAGAGAATAAAGCAAGCCCTCTATTATTTAACTAGGGTCATCCAGGACATGGGCATACCTAGAAATATCAGGAGGGCTGCCAGCGAGGCTGCCAGGATACTAATGGACCCAGGCATGAGCCCAGGCCTAAAGGCAGCAACAGTGATTAGCATACTTGATGAGGCATTGGCAGACCCAAACATGCCGCTTTTTAGTAGGGTTATTTTCTGGCAGGTTATTTCACTACTTGAGCAGATAAAGGACTCTGTATAG
- a CDS encoding substrate-binding domain-containing protein, translated as MASTTVWLVIGLIVGLVVGIAIGYAVMPPKVVTKTVTVTKYVNVTTPVTTTANTTTTVSTAPFAVGAAGTLKFAFGDILNVMQSMYPTITIAPAMFKGSGEVAHTEATTQQFSVVASADTTTIPSVLFPNYTNYEIAFGITQMVIIVDLNTTAGQEVYQLWQQAQSYPPMSAQYNETWQEIWQIIALNSSTVVGVSNPFTDPSGYQAQCVVKLAGLTFFNNASYLYNAIYGNPSKYMMRNTEIDLLTLMTSGQVDFILSAYESNAIPQTQTYHNTVFITLPPFINLGNLSYVNYYHQVNVTWTENGVTKTFACNPVVYTITVPFQAPNKQAAEYFLLLLYSPIGQKILEENGIVPIIPGIVYGNYSAVPNAIKPFVAPLSQYPQYASIFPSQG; from the coding sequence ATGGCAAGCACAACCGTTTGGTTAGTCATTGGATTAATAGTAGGTCTTGTGGTTGGTATAGCGATTGGCTATGCAGTAATGCCACCTAAGGTTGTTACCAAGACAGTTACTGTTACTAAATATGTTAATGTGACCACCCCTGTTACCACCACGGCTAATACGACAACCACGGTATCAACCGCACCCTTCGCAGTTGGTGCCGCTGGCACACTAAAGTTTGCCTTTGGTGATATACTTAATGTAATGCAGAGCATGTACCCAACCATAACGATAGCCCCTGCCATGTTTAAGGGCAGTGGTGAGGTCGCCCATACTGAGGCAACCACTCAGCAATTCAGTGTTGTGGCTTCTGCGGACACAACAACAATACCCTCCGTACTATTCCCCAACTACACTAATTACGAAATAGCCTTCGGCATAACACAGATGGTCATAATAGTTGACCTAAACACCACAGCCGGTCAGGAGGTCTACCAACTATGGCAGCAAGCACAGTCATACCCACCAATGTCTGCGCAGTACAATGAGACCTGGCAAGAGATCTGGCAGATAATAGCCCTTAACTCAAGCACAGTTGTTGGTGTCTCAAACCCATTCACGGATCCATCTGGTTACCAAGCCCAATGTGTCGTTAAGCTGGCCGGCCTCACCTTCTTTAATAATGCCTCATATCTATACAACGCTATTTATGGGAACCCAAGTAAGTACATGATGAGAAACACGGAGATAGACCTACTAACACTAATGACCTCTGGGCAGGTGGACTTCATACTCTCGGCTTACGAGAGCAATGCAATACCGCAAACACAGACATATCATAATACCGTGTTCATAACACTACCTCCATTCATAAATCTCGGTAATCTAAGTTACGTCAATTACTACCACCAGGTTAATGTTACTTGGACTGAGAATGGGGTCACAAAGACCTTTGCGTGCAATCCAGTGGTTTATACAATAACAGTGCCATTCCAGGCACCAAATAAGCAGGCCGCAGAGTACTTCTTACTACTGCTCTATAGTCCAATTGGTCAAAAGATACTTGAGGAGAATGGTATTGTACCCATAATACCTGGTATAGTCTATGGTAATTACAGTGCTGTGCCTAATGCAATTAAACCCTTTGTTGCACCACTAAGCCAGTACCCGCAGTATGCATCCATATTCCCAAGCCAGGGCTAA
- a CDS encoding NAD(P)-dependent malic enzyme, translated as MGEESNKWFKVAIEASKRYGGKIMVLPKVPVRSLQDFSIWYTPGVAAVSKEINADVDKSFDYTWRWNAIAILTDGSRVLGLGNVGPEAAMPVMEGKSLLFKYLGGVDAIPLPVRASTQDDLVNIGKAIEPAFGGINLEDTESPKCFYVLDKLREELRIAVWHDDQQGTAGAILAGLINAFKVVGKRIEDSTIVFIGAGASNIAAARILIKYGVKPGNIMLVDSKGILHPEREDMDKLMLTNPWKYDLAIKTNAERRRGGIKEALVGADAVVAASVQGPGVIKKEWVRSMNKDPIVFALANPIPEIWPWEAKEAGAKVVATGRSDFPNQVNNSLVFPGVFRGALDARVRTITDEMILAAAQEIANFVGDKLSADKILPTMEEWDFYPRVAAAVAVKATEQGIARKPLSWREEYERAKEIIAAARMMIETLFGRGLIRDLLSDLT; from the coding sequence ATGGGTGAGGAATCAAATAAATGGTTTAAGGTAGCAATTGAGGCCTCGAAGAGGTATGGAGGGAAAATAATGGTTCTCCCTAAGGTGCCGGTTAGGAGCCTGCAGGACTTCTCGATATGGTATACACCAGGCGTGGCAGCTGTTTCAAAGGAAATAAATGCGGATGTTGACAAGTCCTTTGATTACACATGGAGGTGGAACGCAATTGCGATATTGACCGATGGTAGTAGGGTCCTTGGGCTTGGTAATGTTGGCCCGGAGGCTGCGATGCCTGTTATGGAAGGCAAATCCCTCCTCTTTAAGTACCTTGGTGGTGTTGATGCTATACCACTTCCCGTAAGGGCTAGTACCCAGGATGACCTTGTTAACATTGGTAAGGCGATAGAACCTGCCTTCGGCGGGATCAACCTTGAAGATACCGAATCACCAAAGTGCTTCTATGTCTTAGATAAATTAAGGGAGGAACTAAGGATTGCTGTTTGGCATGATGACCAACAGGGAACAGCCGGCGCAATACTGGCTGGGTTAATTAACGCCTTTAAGGTTGTTGGTAAGAGGATTGAGGATTCCACAATAGTGTTCATTGGTGCCGGTGCGTCGAATATAGCGGCAGCCAGGATATTGATTAAGTACGGCGTTAAACCAGGCAATATAATGCTCGTTGATAGTAAGGGAATACTGCACCCTGAGAGGGAGGATATGGACAAGCTGATGCTTACCAATCCTTGGAAGTATGATTTAGCAATAAAGACCAATGCAGAGAGAAGAAGGGGCGGTATTAAGGAGGCTCTTGTCGGTGCCGACGCTGTGGTTGCCGCATCGGTCCAGGGACCAGGCGTGATTAAGAAGGAGTGGGTTAGGTCTATGAATAAGGACCCAATAGTATTCGCGCTGGCAAACCCAATACCCGAGATCTGGCCCTGGGAGGCCAAGGAGGCTGGTGCTAAGGTTGTGGCCACTGGCAGGAGCGACTTCCCCAACCAAGTCAATAATTCCCTTGTATTTCCTGGCGTATTCAGGGGTGCATTGGATGCCAGGGTCAGGACAATAACTGATGAAATGATACTAGCTGCGGCGCAGGAAATTGCTAATTTCGTTGGCGATAAATTAAGTGCAGACAAGATACTGCCAACCATGGAGGAGTGGGACTTCTACCCGAGGGTTGCTGCGGCTGTTGCAGTTAAGGCTACGGAACAAGGTATAGCAAGGAAGCCATTGTCCTGGAGAGAGGAGTATGAGAGAGCTAAGGAGATTATAGCCGCGGCTAGGATGATGATCGAGACACTATTTGGGAGGGGATTAATAAGGGATTTATTGAGCGATTTAACATAA
- a CDS encoding ABC transporter permease, with amino-acid sequence MHLLKRNIFIFLILLVSIFIFSILIIYPLALLIVLGLPMIPRALSVISFIQAIEVTVVMSTLSALVAIIMGTPIAYVMARYEFHLKSVVDALIDVPIMIPHIIVGIMIVLAFASRYGLGPFLKAHGINFINTLWGATAAVAFLSSTYYIRVVEASIRMVSPDMEAVARTLGAGRLRVFTSIILPRIWRPMATGAILSWARSVSEAGALFIVAYYVLFGRNLVYPASVYIYESYVGIGLVNAVEFSAALVVIMLIIFVAYRILVSLGGGNAWHG; translated from the coding sequence ATGCATTTATTAAAACGAAACATTTTCATTTTCCTAATACTGCTGGTCTCGATTTTCATTTTCTCAATTCTCATAATATATCCGCTGGCCCTACTAATAGTTCTTGGTCTTCCAATGATCCCAAGGGCACTTTCGGTAATTAGTTTCATTCAGGCTATTGAGGTTACCGTGGTCATGTCCACATTATCAGCCCTGGTGGCAATCATAATGGGTACGCCAATAGCATACGTGATGGCTAGGTACGAGTTTCACCTGAAGAGCGTTGTTGATGCCTTGATTGATGTACCGATAATGATACCACACATAATAGTGGGTATAATGATTGTTCTAGCCTTCGCATCGCGTTATGGCCTTGGTCCCTTCCTGAAGGCGCATGGCATAAACTTCATTAATACGTTGTGGGGGGCTACAGCTGCCGTGGCCTTCCTGTCATCCACATACTACATAAGAGTTGTTGAGGCATCAATTAGGATGGTAAGTCCTGACATGGAGGCCGTGGCTAGAACACTGGGTGCGGGTCGATTAAGGGTGTTCACGTCAATAATACTGCCAAGGATCTGGAGGCCGATGGCCACAGGCGCAATATTATCATGGGCCAGGTCGGTGTCTGAGGCCGGTGCCCTATTCATTGTAGCCTACTATGTGTTATTTGGCAGAAACCTCGTTTACCCAGCCTCTGTGTACATTTATGAGAGTTATGTGGGCATTGGTTTGGTGAATGCCGTGGAATTTTCAGCAGCGCTTGTGGTCATTATGCTGATAATTTTCGTTGCATATAGGATTTTGGTTAGCCTGGGTGGTGGTAATGCCTGGCATGGTTGA